A window of Apium graveolens cultivar Ventura chromosome 8, ASM990537v1, whole genome shotgun sequence contains these coding sequences:
- the LOC141677369 gene encoding MAP3K epsilon protein kinase 1-like — protein MLGDEIGRGAHGIVYKGLNLENGEFVAIKQVSLENIKDEDLKNIMQEIDLLKNLNHKNIVKYLGSSKTTSHLHIFLEYVENGSLANIIKPANFDPFPESLVAVYITQGLVKLADFGVATKLTDTNSNESAGTTYWMAPEVINMSGVCAASDIWSVRCTVIELLTGLPPYYDLGPWTALWQIVQDYRQRLDAKTLLSHPWIQRSRRIVHSPLHDSETSSEQALLSKRSLCSEDAETSSGDDQNSVDNLHAKKAEDSETEFLKVDTADADKDAEHNPLRGIFGDPETSSELHQVSHLTGQDKVLVNDETGSPTFSSKSIISKKVCVEESSNHAENGSSSATSKSQEFSPPKVICSVLQVLNEITRDSTEIQESTCLAGLIPTVMGFAVPDRPHEIRMEAAKFLHQFCHSREMVHLAIDGLWQIFKLQWSSSRNDLFHIVAKTGILLRLISTLYSLNEATQLAAISTGGGLLYDAVVFQQMSSDPEIFWFEPMVSGLNSLNYRNGKHCLTTENILLSVTPFFNYIMCRQFREHLFIIKKKEKNDNINTISVFSYQNNVLLFVWPLISG, from the exons ATGCTTGGTGATGAGATTGGAAGAGGAGCTCATGGTATAGTTTACAAAGGTTTGAATTTGGAGAATGGAGAATTTGTTGCAATCAAGCAAGTTTCTTTGGAGAATATCAAGGATGAAGATCTTAAAAATATAATG CAAGAAATTGATTTGCTCAAG AACCTTAACCACAAAAATATTGTGAAATATCTTGGATCTTCCAAGACAACGAGTCATCTCCACATATTTCTCGA GTACGTGGAAAATGGTTCTTTGGCAAACATCATTAAGCCGGCGAATTTTGACCCATTTCCAGAATCTCTTGTTGCCGTGTACATTACTCAG GGCCTTGTGAAACTTGCAGATTTTGGTGTTGCTACAAAGTTAACTGATACAAATAGTAACGAATCTGCCGGGACAACATATTGGATGGCCCCTGAG GTGATCAACATGTCTGGAGTTTGTGCGGCATCTGATATATGGAGTGTTAGATGCACTGTGATTGAGCTGCTCACAGGTTTACCTCCATATTATGATCTTGGGCCCTGGACAGCTCTTTGGCAGATTGTGCAg GATTACAGGCAGAGGCTGGATGCCAAGACTCTGCTTTCCCACCCTTGGATTCAAAGATCCAGGCGTATTGTACACTCTCCCCTTCATGACAGTGAAACATCAAG TGAGCAAGCTTTACTTTCTAAAAGAAGCTTATGTTCTGAGGATGCTGAGACATCGAGTGGAGACGATCAAAACTCTGTTGACAATCTCCATGCCAAGAAAGCCGAG GACTCTGAAACAGAATTTCTTAAAGTTGATACTGCTGATGCGGACAAGGATGCTGAACATAATCCTCTTAGGGGTATATTCGGTGATCCTGAGACATCATCAGAACTTCACCAGGTCTCTCACTTGACCGGCCAGGATAAAGTGTTGGTTAATGATGAAACTGGTTCTCCTACTTTTAGTAGCAAAAGCATCATTTCAAAAAAAGTTTGTGTAGAAGAAAGCTCTAATCATGCTGAAAACGGTTCATCTAGTGCGACATCGAAAAGCCAAGAGTTTAGCCCTCCAAAG GTCATATGCTCGGTGCTTCAAGTTTTAAATGAGATTACCAGGGATAGCACTGAAATTCAGGAAAGCACTTGTCTAGCAGGCCTG ATTCCAACAGTCATGGGCTTTGCTGTACCTGACCGCCCTCATGAAATTCGTATGGAAGCAGCAAAATTCCTGCATCAGTTTTGTCACTCAAG GGAAATGGTTCATCTTGCAATTGACGGATTGTGGCAAATATTTAAGCTTCAGTGGTCAAGCTCTAGGAATGATCTTTTCCATATAGTTGCAAAAACTGGAATATTACTTAGGCTTATCAGCACTCTGTATAGTTTGAATGAGGCAACTCAACTAGCTGCCATTTCTACTGGAGGTGGGTTACTCTATGATGCTGTAGTTTTCCAACAAATGTCTAGTGATCCTGAAATTTTTTGGTTCGAGCCAATGGTTTCTGGACTAAATTCTCTTAATTATCGCAACGGTAAACACTGTTTAACGACCGAAAATATATTGCTCTCTGTGACTCCCTTTTTCAATTATATTATGTGCCGACAATTTCGAGAACACTtgtttataataaaaaaaaaagaaaaaaatgacaATATTAACACAATATCAGTCTTCTCTTACCAAAATAACGTTTTATTGTTTGTTTGGCCATTAATATCCGGTTGA